The following coding sequences are from one Candidatus Kinetoplastibacterium galatii TCC219 window:
- the dnaQ gene encoding DNA polymerase III subunit epsilon encodes MRQIVFDTETTGIDPTKGHRVIEIGCVEVIDRAITDNYFHVYINPDRDIDPGALSVHGLTVNFLSDKPRFKSIVNDFIEFIRNAELIAHNASFDVRFIDSELSMAGFESLISYCSGIIDSLDHARKLRPGKRNSLDALCDFYNISNKDRALHGALLDARLLANVWLSMTRGQDELMINNKTNSYLRKNEYINNNLYLNLPILRATNEEQKEHNKYIEELQKHQKNDKKSIWP; translated from the coding sequence ATGCGTCAGATTGTTTTTGATACCGAAACTACAGGTATCGATCCTACTAAAGGTCATAGAGTTATAGAAATAGGATGTGTAGAAGTTATTGATCGTGCTATAACGGATAATTATTTTCACGTTTATATCAACCCAGATAGAGATATTGATCCTGGTGCATTGTCTGTGCACGGGTTAACTGTAAATTTTTTATCTGATAAGCCTAGATTTAAATCCATAGTTAATGATTTTATAGAATTTATAAGAAATGCCGAACTAATAGCTCACAATGCATCTTTTGACGTAAGATTTATTGATAGTGAGCTTAGTATGGCAGGCTTTGAATCATTAATATCTTACTGTTCAGGAATCATAGACTCATTAGATCATGCTAGAAAACTACGTCCTGGAAAGCGTAATTCTTTAGATGCATTATGTGATTTCTATAATATTTCTAATAAAGATCGAGCTCTACACGGAGCATTGCTAGATGCCAGACTTCTAGCTAATGTTTGGTTATCTATGACACGTGGCCAAGATGAGTTAATGATTAATAACAAGACAAATTCCTATTTAAGAAAGAATGAGTATATTAATAATAACTTGTATCTAAATTTACCTATCTTAAGGGCTACAAATGAAGAGCAAAAGGAGCATAATAAATATATAGAAGAATTGCAAAAACATCAAAAAAACGACAAAAAATCTATATGGCCATAA
- a CDS encoding TAXI family TRAP transporter solute-binding subunit, whose product MTHIIKKMLVIFMCVMLSACERQPDSEKLRLALEKRLNNTFGSGSFNIISLKRLGSAIDSTSPSNEERRVVYYDVILEATKNIELGSWDHPGAAALVTLIGAGPRSIVGVKSHGNDAGDRITAHASAIYRKNNGSWERVAPAGYTAEDGLFLENGIQKPATERLLSTLNTITTSIPYTSSKTAQKVVQQELERSVTRINGRLARLQDGYPFAAGPGKGEYLVFAHSLADIAKKQHVKMIPLITSGSTENIDLLRNGNATIALAPADIALMAYNGKGPFEGHGPFTELRTLGSLYPELAHIVVRNDSLIKNLKDLKGKKISLGPIGSGGRTTFEQILAAHGLRAHKDYKIIDTQFTTALQQLNNSEIDAAAQIIGIPASPLRAEMTQSKLRLIPLDPVAVKKLTESNPALLSLSIAGGTYSNQQKRITTVGTAALMLATSELTMDEADNMVKAIYHAGQYLLAAGSTQGAQVSVTTSKICLTVPMHQGAAEALRKIAHTALPRAVLPKNILPKKPMVDDAGIESVTPTM is encoded by the coding sequence ATGACGCACATTATAAAAAAAATGCTAGTAATATTTATGTGCGTGATGTTATCTGCGTGTGAAAGACAACCAGACTCAGAAAAACTTCGTTTAGCTTTGGAAAAGAGGTTGAATAATACTTTTGGCTCAGGATCATTTAACATTATAAGTTTAAAAAGACTTGGGAGTGCAATAGACAGCACATCTCCTTCTAATGAAGAAAGAAGAGTTGTTTACTATGATGTAATATTAGAGGCAACTAAGAATATAGAACTTGGTTCTTGGGATCATCCTGGAGCTGCCGCTCTAGTTACTCTGATAGGAGCTGGACCAAGAAGTATTGTAGGTGTTAAATCTCACGGTAATGATGCTGGTGATAGAATAACTGCGCATGCAAGTGCAATATACAGAAAAAATAATGGATCGTGGGAACGTGTAGCTCCTGCAGGATATACAGCAGAAGATGGACTATTTTTGGAAAATGGCATACAAAAACCTGCAACAGAAAGACTATTGAGTACTTTAAACACTATAACAACATCTATACCTTATACCTCTTCAAAAACAGCACAAAAAGTCGTTCAGCAAGAACTAGAAAGATCAGTAACAAGAATCAATGGAAGACTTGCCAGACTTCAAGATGGATACCCTTTTGCTGCTGGACCAGGGAAAGGAGAATATTTAGTATTTGCTCATTCTTTGGCTGATATTGCAAAAAAACAACATGTTAAAATGATACCATTAATCACTAGTGGAAGCACTGAAAATATTGACCTTTTAAGGAATGGCAATGCAACAATAGCACTAGCTCCAGCTGATATAGCTCTTATGGCTTATAATGGCAAAGGTCCATTCGAAGGACATGGTCCATTTACAGAATTGAGAACATTAGGTAGTTTATACCCTGAGCTCGCCCATATAGTAGTACGTAACGATTCTTTGATAAAAAACTTAAAAGATTTAAAAGGAAAAAAAATATCACTTGGGCCGATAGGGTCTGGTGGCAGGACTACTTTTGAACAAATATTAGCAGCTCATGGGCTACGTGCACATAAAGACTATAAAATAATAGATACACAATTCACTACTGCACTGCAACAACTAAATAATAGCGAGATAGATGCTGCTGCACAAATAATAGGAATACCAGCAAGCCCTCTGAGGGCAGAAATGACTCAATCAAAGCTTAGACTAATTCCTCTAGATCCAGTTGCTGTCAAAAAATTAACTGAAAGCAACCCAGCCCTTTTATCTCTAAGTATTGCTGGAGGCACATACTCAAACCAGCAAAAACGCATAACTACAGTTGGAACAGCAGCCTTAATGTTAGCAACATCAGAATTAACAATGGATGAAGCTGATAATATGGTAAAAGCTATTTATCATGCAGGTCAATACTTACTAGCGGCAGGATCAACTCAAGGAGCGCAAGTCTCAGTCACAACATCAAAAATATGTCTAACAGTTCCCATGCACCAAGGAGCTGCTGAAGCTTTAAGGAAAATAGCACATACTGCTCTACCGAGAGCTGTTCTACCAAAGAATATTTTACCAAAAAAACCTATGGTGGACGATGCTGGGATCGAATCAGTAACACCTACCATGTAA
- the glyA gene encoding serine hydroxymethyltransferase, with product MLEQFKSIDQVDPDIWKAIERESVRQEQHIELIASENYASLAVMQAQGSCLTNKYAEGYPGKRYYGGCEYVDEVEQLAIDRLKKIFGAEVANVQPNSGSQANQGVYNAVLKPGDTVLGMSLAEGGHLTHGSPVNSSGKLYNFIPYGLDEHEVLDYKNVEKLAKQHKPKMIVAGASAYSLRIDFKKLSEIAASNGALFMVDIAHYAGLVAGGVYPNPMPYADFVTSTTHKSLRGPRGGVIMTKSKFEKIINSSIFPGIQGGPLMHVIAGKAVAFREALDPKFKIYAQQVVNNAKVMADTLIKRGLRIVSGHTESHMMLVDLRSTGINGKEAEAALGSAHITVNKNSIPNDPESPFVTSGIRIGSAAITTRGFLEADAELTANLLADVLDNHQDIASLSKIRNKVNELTARLPVYKNK from the coding sequence ATGCTTGAACAATTTAAAAGTATCGACCAAGTAGATCCAGATATATGGAAAGCTATCGAGAGAGAATCTGTTCGTCAGGAACAGCATATAGAATTGATAGCATCCGAGAACTATGCTAGTTTAGCCGTCATGCAAGCTCAGGGTTCTTGTTTAACAAATAAATATGCAGAGGGGTATCCTGGTAAGCGTTACTACGGTGGCTGTGAATATGTAGACGAAGTTGAGCAACTAGCTATCGATAGACTGAAGAAGATATTTGGAGCTGAGGTTGCTAATGTTCAACCTAATTCTGGATCACAGGCAAATCAAGGTGTTTACAATGCAGTTTTAAAGCCAGGGGACACTGTTCTTGGCATGAGTTTAGCCGAGGGAGGTCATTTAACTCATGGCTCTCCTGTTAATTCATCTGGCAAATTATATAACTTTATACCTTATGGTTTAGATGAGCATGAGGTTCTTGATTATAAAAATGTTGAGAAATTAGCTAAACAACATAAACCAAAGATGATCGTTGCAGGTGCTTCTGCTTATTCTTTACGTATCGACTTTAAGAAATTATCTGAAATAGCAGCTAGTAATGGTGCTCTTTTTATGGTTGATATAGCCCATTATGCCGGATTAGTTGCAGGCGGTGTTTATCCTAATCCTATGCCTTACGCTGATTTTGTTACCTCAACTACTCACAAATCTCTTAGAGGGCCAAGAGGTGGTGTTATTATGACAAAGTCAAAATTTGAGAAAATCATCAATTCTTCTATATTTCCAGGAATACAAGGTGGCCCTTTGATGCATGTTATCGCTGGGAAAGCTGTCGCGTTTCGTGAGGCTTTAGATCCTAAGTTTAAAATATACGCACAGCAAGTTGTTAATAATGCTAAAGTTATGGCTGATACTTTAATAAAAAGAGGGTTACGTATTGTGTCAGGCCACACAGAAAGTCATATGATGCTAGTAGATCTAAGATCTACTGGAATTAACGGAAAAGAAGCAGAAGCAGCTCTAGGTAGTGCTCATATTACTGTTAATAAAAATTCTATACCTAATGATCCAGAGAGTCCTTTTGTAACCAGTGGTATCCGTATAGGATCAGCTGCTATCACTACTAGAGGTTTCTTGGAGGCAGACGCTGAGCTTACCGCAAATTTGTTAGCTGATGTTCTTGATAATCATCAGGATATTGCTAGTTTATCTAAGATTCGTAATAAAGTTAATGAATTGACAGCTCGTCTGCCTGTATATAAGAATAAATAA
- the rnhA gene encoding ribonuclease HI → MNSCGKIELWTDGACKGNPGPGGWGVMIIYPDGKRVDLYGGENNTTNNRMELLAVIQGLKKVNKEFMDVDIYTDSKYVINGMTKWVNNWKRNNWRTAAGKEVKNIDLWKSLCDQIISCNVMWYWIEGHSNIEGNDIADRLANTGVSSLFVE, encoded by the coding sequence ATGAATAGTTGCGGCAAGATTGAATTATGGACAGATGGTGCTTGCAAAGGAAACCCAGGACCAGGAGGTTGGGGTGTAATGATAATTTATCCAGATGGTAAGAGGGTTGACTTATATGGTGGAGAAAATAATACTACAAATAATAGGATGGAGCTATTAGCCGTAATTCAGGGTTTAAAAAAAGTGAATAAAGAATTTATGGATGTAGATATATATACAGATTCTAAATATGTAATAAATGGCATGACGAAATGGGTTAATAATTGGAAAAGAAATAATTGGCGTACTGCTGCAGGTAAAGAAGTAAAAAATATTGATTTATGGAAAAGTTTATGTGATCAAATTATTTCTTGCAACGTGATGTGGTATTGGATTGAAGGACACTCTAATATTGAAGGCAATGATATTGCTGATAGATTAGCTAATACTGGTGTATCTAGTTTGTTTGTTGAATAA
- a CDS encoding riboflavin synthase — MFTGIVRDIGRIADIKDLSDSYGKLSGLTLCIEPSNLKLENIKLGDSIAVNGACMTVVDICQKYFYIDVSSESLSCTTGLNNLNAMVNLETSLTINNGIDGHLLYGHVDCIGKVDKFSSVGESKELFISLPIDFSKFVAYKGSIAVNGVSLTINKVVDKTYTCLIKINVIPHTMKETNLKFIKDGDLVNIEIDTIARYIVRMMEYYTVKNQ; from the coding sequence ATGTTCACTGGAATTGTTAGAGATATAGGAAGGATTGCTGATATAAAAGATTTATCAGATTCTTACGGCAAATTGTCAGGATTGACTTTATGTATAGAACCAAGCAATTTGAAATTAGAAAATATTAAGCTTGGTGATTCCATAGCAGTTAATGGGGCGTGCATGACTGTAGTGGATATTTGTCAAAAATATTTTTATATTGATGTATCGTCAGAGAGCCTTAGTTGTACAACTGGCTTAAATAATTTAAATGCTATGGTTAATTTGGAAACCTCTTTAACCATCAATAATGGTATTGATGGACATCTTCTTTATGGCCATGTTGACTGCATAGGAAAAGTGGATAAGTTTTCATCTGTAGGTGAGTCTAAAGAGTTGTTTATTAGTTTACCCATAGATTTTTCAAAATTTGTTGCCTATAAAGGATCAATAGCTGTAAATGGTGTGAGTTTAACTATTAACAAAGTTGTCGATAAAACTTATACTTGTCTAATAAAGATTAATGTTATACCTCATACTATGAAAGAGACTAATTTGAAATTTATTAAAGATGGAGATTTAGTTAATATCGAAATAGACACAATCGCAAGGTATATTGTAAGAATGATGGAGTATTACACAGTCAAAAATCAATAA
- the ribD gene encoding bifunctional diaminohydroxyphosphoribosylaminopyrimidine deaminase/5-amino-6-(5-phosphoribosylamino)uracil reductase RibD, which produces MSPFQEDEFWMLEALKLADKASYNTAPNPSVGCIIVKNGECIGMGATRAVGGFHAEVCALIDSEKRNQNVTGSTFYVTLEPCSHYGRTPPCVDQIIKAAPARVVVSMIDPNPLVSGSGIKRLRSSGIEVLIGVCHKEALLLNIGFINRMLYSTPWVRLKSASSIDGRTALYNHKSKWITCEESRKDVHHWRARSSIILTGIGTILHDNPLLNVRYVDTSRQPYRAVIDDKFVISEDANIIDGSKVFIFTSIVDKEKEYRLAEKNVDVVLLPDEKVAGRVDLSLVMRWLSDKCFNEVHVEAGAGLNGRLLSGHCVDELVIYIAPIFLGDAFPIAKLQNISNLEDALRFSIFDNATIGSDLRIRIHKNSKWDYLFKKTSRII; this is translated from the coding sequence ATGAGTCCTTTTCAAGAAGATGAGTTTTGGATGCTTGAAGCACTAAAGCTTGCAGATAAGGCCTCTTATAATACAGCCCCCAATCCTAGTGTTGGTTGCATTATCGTGAAGAATGGTGAATGTATTGGAATGGGGGCTACTAGGGCTGTAGGTGGTTTTCACGCTGAGGTGTGTGCACTTATAGACTCTGAGAAAAGAAATCAGAATGTAACAGGATCTACCTTCTATGTTACATTAGAGCCTTGTAGTCATTATGGAAGGACACCTCCTTGTGTCGACCAAATAATAAAAGCTGCTCCAGCCAGAGTTGTTGTATCTATGATCGATCCTAATCCTTTAGTAAGTGGAAGTGGAATAAAAAGATTGCGCTCATCTGGCATAGAAGTTTTGATTGGTGTTTGTCATAAAGAGGCATTATTGTTAAATATAGGTTTTATTAATAGAATGTTATATTCTACCCCCTGGGTTAGATTGAAGTCTGCTTCATCTATAGATGGCAGAACAGCTCTATATAATCATAAATCAAAATGGATTACATGTGAGGAGTCTAGGAAGGACGTTCACCATTGGAGGGCGCGCAGTAGTATCATACTAACAGGTATAGGAACTATATTACATGATAACCCACTACTGAATGTTAGATACGTAGATACTTCAAGACAGCCTTATAGGGCAGTTATAGATGATAAATTTGTAATAAGTGAGGATGCTAACATAATAGATGGCTCTAAGGTTTTTATATTTACTTCTATTGTTGATAAGGAAAAAGAATATAGGTTGGCAGAGAAAAATGTTGACGTAGTTTTATTACCAGATGAAAAAGTTGCAGGTCGTGTTGATTTATCGCTTGTTATGAGATGGTTGTCTGATAAATGCTTTAATGAGGTTCATGTAGAAGCAGGAGCAGGTCTGAATGGCAGATTGCTTTCAGGACATTGTGTAGATGAATTAGTTATATACATAGCTCCTATTTTTTTGGGTGATGCTTTCCCGATAGCTAAATTACAAAATATTTCTAACTTGGAAGATGCCTTGAGATTTTCTATCTTTGATAATGCTACTATTGGTTCTGATTTGAGAATTAGGATTCATAAGAATAGCAAATGGGATTATTTATTTAAAAAAACATCTAGAATTATTTAA
- the gloB gene encoding hydroxyacylglutathione hydrolase has translation MNKKQIKNGIFPIKSLKDNYIWVIVKNHSIVIVDPGEYKPVLDFVNKYSLRICAILITHYHEDHTAGIKKLSGNTEYQFPIYGPYHKTISLCNKNVYENDTICIPELEISLTAFNVSGHTLNDIAYYEKNKKIIFCGDTLFSGGCGRLYNDNCAENMFLSLKKISNLPLETMVFCAHEYTLQNLSWAITVDSNNIELKEYYKTIRMLHELDYPTLPSSIYKELAINPFLRTSHPDIIKSTSLYFGKNLKSPLEVFTVLRKWKNELR, from the coding sequence ATGAATAAAAAACAAATAAAAAATGGAATATTTCCTATAAAATCACTCAAAGATAACTATATATGGGTAATAGTAAAAAATCATTCAATCGTTATTGTTGACCCAGGAGAATATAAGCCAGTATTAGATTTTGTTAATAAATATTCTTTAAGAATCTGTGCCATATTGATCACTCACTACCATGAAGATCACACTGCTGGCATCAAAAAATTATCTGGTAATACAGAATATCAATTCCCAATTTATGGCCCATACCACAAAACCATATCCTTATGTAATAAAAATGTTTATGAAAATGATACTATATGTATACCGGAATTAGAAATATCTTTAACTGCATTCAATGTATCTGGTCATACATTGAATGATATAGCTTATTACGAGAAAAATAAAAAGATAATATTTTGTGGAGATACATTATTCTCAGGGGGATGTGGCAGATTATATAATGATAATTGCGCAGAGAATATGTTTTTATCATTAAAGAAAATATCAAATTTACCTCTAGAAACAATGGTTTTTTGTGCACATGAATATACTTTACAAAATTTAAGCTGGGCTATAACAGTAGATAGTAATAACATAGAATTAAAAGAGTACTACAAGACAATAAGAATGCTGCATGAACTTGATTATCCTACATTACCTTCTTCTATATATAAAGAGTTAGCTATTAATCCTTTTTTAAGAACTAGTCATCCTGATATTATTAAATCTACATCATTGTATTTTGGTAAAAATCTAAAATCTCCCTTGGAAGTTTTTACAGTATTGCGTAAATGGAAAAATGAACTTAGATAA
- a CDS encoding transglycosylase SLT domain-containing protein → MPYLKAYCILLCIALMTGCTSVSAGFQSNDFHNIKSAILKRDSKPLDAWDRMRKGFQMPNLNTELSKQWIKYYASHPESIRKIAERSSKYLYFVIEEITRRNLPTELALIPFIESAYNPSAISKNQASGLWQFVPKTAQHFKLKQNWWCDERRDPVISTYAALDYLEKLYKTQGNWHLALASYNCGESTIQKAIARNKKLGLPINYSSLKIPEETRNYVPKIQAIKTIIKNPEKFGIKLPKVSNKPYFSSVKRNKDIDIEIAAKLAEISLEEFKALNPSYNRPIIKGPYSQTILLPIDTIDTFHNNLKLFKGNLSNWKIYKSKNRETFASIAEHFGISEADLRKSNHIIHKQKVTSGQILLIPTDKIKNNIKNNCITSNLIEYEIKTGDTLLKIAKEHNTTLNNLIKINKLKNDKIVSGSKIMVPFNKK, encoded by the coding sequence ATGCCCTATCTGAAAGCTTATTGTATATTATTATGTATAGCCTTAATGACAGGCTGTACGTCTGTATCTGCCGGTTTCCAAAGTAATGATTTCCATAATATAAAATCTGCAATATTAAAAAGAGATAGTAAGCCATTGGATGCTTGGGATAGGATGAGAAAAGGATTCCAAATGCCAAATCTAAATACAGAACTTTCAAAGCAATGGATAAAATATTATGCTTCACATCCAGAATCAATAAGAAAGATAGCAGAAAGATCTAGCAAGTATCTATATTTTGTAATAGAAGAAATAACCAGAAGAAACTTGCCAACTGAATTAGCATTAATACCTTTCATAGAAAGTGCATATAACCCTAGTGCTATATCAAAAAATCAAGCATCTGGACTATGGCAATTTGTTCCAAAAACCGCTCAACATTTTAAATTGAAACAAAATTGGTGGTGCGACGAAAGAAGAGATCCTGTCATATCTACATATGCAGCTCTAGATTACCTAGAGAAACTTTATAAGACACAGGGAAATTGGCATCTTGCATTAGCATCATATAATTGTGGAGAATCAACTATTCAAAAAGCTATAGCAAGAAATAAGAAGCTAGGATTACCTATAAACTACTCATCCCTTAAAATCCCAGAAGAAACTAGAAATTACGTACCAAAGATACAAGCTATAAAAACTATTATCAAAAATCCAGAAAAATTTGGTATTAAGCTACCTAAAGTGAGCAATAAACCATATTTTAGCAGCGTAAAAAGAAATAAAGATATAGATATCGAAATAGCTGCCAAATTGGCAGAGATATCTTTAGAAGAATTCAAAGCTCTTAATCCATCCTATAATAGACCAATAATAAAAGGACCTTACTCACAAACAATTCTACTGCCAATAGATACTATAGATACCTTTCACAATAATCTAAAATTATTCAAAGGAAACTTGAGTAATTGGAAAATTTATAAATCAAAAAACAGAGAAACATTCGCCTCTATAGCTGAACATTTTGGAATATCAGAAGCAGATCTTAGGAAATCTAATCATATAATACATAAACAAAAAGTTACTTCTGGACAAATACTACTAATCCCAACTGATAAAATTAAAAATAATATCAAAAATAATTGTATAACATCAAATCTAATAGAATATGAAATAAAAACTGGTGATACATTATTGAAAATAGCTAAAGAACATAACACTACCCTAAACAATCTTATTAAAATAAACAAATTAAAAAACGATAAAATAGTATCTGGGTCAAAAATAATGGTACCCTTTAATAAGAAATAA
- a CDS encoding ABC transporter ATP-binding protein: MSDGKSFSIFSYFEKIIDPFKDPSEEIPPGKLSEFYFHYLRQIWIVLFILLIVGLFVALVEVALFKYIAKIIDMAQTTNPRDIFKNNIKQLAIMASVIVIARPLLFGLHNLLTHQTITANLSAMIRWQNHKYILKQSVNFFHNDLAGRIANRVIQTGGALRDSSLQMIEAIWHILIYAGSAMFLFLQADWHLILPLTLWMIIYILMLFYYIPKIRSMAISSSEARSKLMGLIVDCYTNIITLKLFSNSNKEEGYGKEAIEMQMHKHQSVLRLITEIDTLLTFINGILIASTTGLSLWLWSNGIISIGSITLATGLVIRINNMSSWIIWVVNSIFENLGIVQDGIETISKPVEIKNKESAKILNVTSGSIKFESVEFKYNKNSNDVISSFNLIVKPKEKIGIVGPSGAGKSTIMNLLLRLYELDSGKIYIDDQDISSVTQESLRAKIGVVTQDISLLNRSIKDNLTCGDDSVSNNHLQEVLNKSKMNEFLMNVVDHKGFIGLNATVGERGVKLSGGQKQRVAIARVLLKNAPILLLDEATSALDSEIESIIQENLESIMHGKTVITIAHRLSTIIRMDRLIVIEKGKIIETGTHKELISRNGLYKTLWDHQTGGFIK, translated from the coding sequence ATGTCTGATGGTAAATCTTTTTCTATTTTTTCTTATTTTGAAAAAATTATTGATCCATTTAAAGATCCGTCAGAAGAGATTCCTCCTGGTAAATTGTCTGAATTTTATTTTCACTACCTAAGACAAATATGGATCGTATTATTTATACTACTTATAGTAGGATTGTTTGTTGCTCTAGTCGAGGTAGCTCTATTTAAATATATTGCTAAAATAATAGACATGGCTCAAACAACAAACCCTAGAGACATATTTAAAAATAATATAAAACAATTAGCTATAATGGCATCTGTTATTGTGATAGCAAGACCATTATTGTTTGGATTACATAATTTATTAACTCATCAAACAATAACTGCAAACTTATCAGCTATGATAAGATGGCAAAATCATAAATATATTCTTAAACAAAGTGTAAATTTTTTCCATAATGATCTAGCAGGAAGAATAGCTAATCGTGTAATACAAACAGGTGGTGCACTAAGAGATTCCTCTCTACAAATGATAGAAGCCATATGGCACATATTAATATATGCTGGAAGTGCCATGTTCTTATTCCTGCAAGCTGATTGGCATCTAATACTACCATTAACACTATGGATGATAATTTACATACTAATGCTGTTTTACTACATACCTAAAATAAGATCTATGGCAATATCATCTTCAGAAGCTCGATCTAAGCTAATGGGGTTAATAGTAGATTGTTATACGAATATAATCACACTTAAGCTATTTTCTAACTCTAATAAAGAAGAAGGTTATGGGAAAGAAGCTATAGAAATGCAAATGCATAAACATCAATCCGTATTAAGACTAATAACCGAGATAGACACGTTATTAACCTTTATAAATGGAATACTTATTGCATCTACAACTGGCCTATCACTGTGGTTATGGAGTAATGGTATTATATCTATAGGATCAATTACATTAGCTACTGGGTTAGTAATAAGAATAAATAATATGTCTAGTTGGATAATTTGGGTTGTAAATAGTATTTTTGAAAACTTAGGTATAGTACAGGATGGGATTGAGACTATCTCTAAGCCTGTAGAAATAAAAAACAAAGAGTCTGCAAAAATATTAAATGTAACAAGTGGTTCCATTAAATTTGAATCTGTTGAATTCAAATATAACAAAAATAGTAATGACGTTATATCAAGTTTCAATCTAATAGTAAAACCAAAGGAGAAAATAGGTATAGTTGGTCCTTCTGGCGCTGGAAAATCAACTATAATGAACTTATTACTTAGATTGTATGAATTGGATTCTGGCAAAATATACATTGATGATCAAGATATTTCTTCAGTAACACAAGAAAGTTTGCGTGCAAAGATTGGAGTTGTAACACAAGATATCTCTTTACTTAACAGATCTATTAAGGACAATTTAACTTGTGGAGATGACTCAGTATCAAACAACCACTTGCAAGAAGTCCTAAACAAGTCAAAAATGAATGAATTTCTTATGAATGTAGTGGATCACAAAGGTTTTATAGGTCTCAATGCCACAGTCGGAGAAAGAGGTGTAAAATTATCAGGAGGGCAAAAGCAAAGAGTAGCTATAGCCCGTGTTTTATTAAAAAATGCTCCTATATTATTACTTGATGAAGCTACTTCGGCCTTAGATTCTGAAATAGAATCTATAATACAAGAAAATCTAGAAAGCATCATGCATGGTAAAACAGTTATTACTATAGCACATAGACTCTCGACTATAATTCGTATGGATAGACTAATAGTAATAGAAAAGGGGAAAATTATAGAAACAGGGACGCATAAAGAACTAATATCGCGTAATGGTTTGTATAAAACACTTTGGGACCACCAGACAGGTGGTTTCATCAAGTAA
- a CDS encoding enoyl-ACP reductase FabI has translation MCFLKNKKILITGVISNRSIAYGIAESCKKQGADLAFTYANERFKSRVKDIAEKFHSKICIPCDVSDDNQIKNLFEEISSKWEHLDGLVHSIGFAPKEAISGKFLSGITRENFAIAHDISVYSLPAITKSLLPLMSNRKSSIITMSYVGAEKYVPNYNLMGLAKASLESSVRYLASDLGDLNIRVNGISSGPIKTLAASGIKDFSNILNFVKDVAPLKRNVTIEEIGNTAAFLLSDLSSGITGEIIHVDVGFSSVVGIPKNNNII, from the coding sequence ATGTGTTTTCTAAAAAATAAGAAAATTTTAATAACAGGTGTTATTTCAAATAGATCCATAGCATACGGGATAGCAGAATCATGCAAGAAACAAGGAGCGGACTTAGCTTTTACTTATGCAAATGAAAGATTCAAGAGTAGAGTAAAAGATATAGCAGAAAAATTCCACAGCAAAATTTGTATACCATGTGATGTAAGTGATGATAATCAAATAAAAAACCTCTTTGAAGAAATTTCAAGTAAATGGGAGCATTTAGATGGATTAGTGCATTCTATTGGTTTTGCTCCGAAAGAGGCTATTTCTGGAAAATTTTTGAGTGGAATAACTAGAGAAAATTTCGCCATAGCACACGATATTTCAGTGTATAGCTTACCAGCCATAACTAAATCATTGTTGCCATTAATGAGTAATAGAAAATCTTCTATTATTACAATGAGTTATGTTGGTGCAGAAAAATATGTTCCTAATTATAATTTAATGGGTTTGGCAAAAGCATCATTAGAATCAAGCGTTAGATATTTAGCAAGTGATTTAGGAGATCTAAACATTAGGGTTAACGGAATTTCATCGGGACCAATTAAAACACTTGCAGCAAGCGGAATAAAAGATTTCTCAAACATATTAAATTTTGTAAAGGATGTTGCTCCTCTAAAAAGAAATGTAACTATTGAGGAAATAGGTAATACGGCTGCATTCTTACTATCTGACCTGTCCTCCGGAATAACAGGTGAAATAATACATGTTGATGTTGGTTTTTCTTCCGTAGTTGGAATCCCAAAAAATAATAACATTATATAA